The region AGCAGAAGGCTGGACCTTAGTTATTATTCAAAAGGCCCGATGATGGCCTATCTTATGGCGCTCACAACAGGGCTGATGGGCAGCTCGGTTTTTGCAGTGAGGTTTTTTGCGCCTGTGTTTCTTGCATTAACCTCTGTCATTGTCTATAAACTCACAAAAGAGATGTCCGGCAATGAATTGCCTGCTGTTACGGCAGGACTGCTTATTCATACGACTCCGCTTTTTGCAGCATATGGGGTATTGATGACCATTGATTCTCCATTTGTGTTTTTCTGGGCGCTGGCATTGTATTTATTCTGGAAAGCAATACAACAGGGCACAGGTGTTAGGGATTCGGGATTAGTAAATAATCTGCAAAAATACCCTCAAACCCCAAACCCCAAATACTGGCTTCTACTCGGCATAACTATCGGTCTCGGCTTATTAACAAAATATACCATGGCGTTTTTCTATGCCTGTGCATTTTTATTCATCGTCTTTTCAAAAGAACAACGCCATTGGCTTAAAGAGAAAGAGCCTTATATCGCCCTTGCAATAAGCCTCACTGTATTCAGCCCCGTAATTATTTGGAATGCAGGGCAGAACTGGGTTACATTAAAACATACGGCAGGGCAGGCACACATTTCAGAGGAGATAAAAATTTCTTTCAAAAGTTTCTTTGAATTCTTAGGCTCTCAGGCAGGCGTGTTGACGCCCTTGCTGTTTGCCGCTGTGATTTACGGTGCATTGAAGGCTTACAAATCCCGTTCACTGTTCACTGTTCACCGTTCACTGTTTTTATTCTGTTTCTGGGCTCCTATTTTGGGATTTTTCATCCTTAAAAGCATTCAGGCAAAGGTTGAGGCAAACTGGGCAACGCCTGCATATTTGACAGCATTCATAGCATTCTCACTTTTTTTTCTTAACAGGGATACAATTAAGAAAGGTACAAAGATTTTTTTAATCCTTGCTGTAACTATGGCTTTCAGTGTCACTTTAATCTCACATTACACTGATATTCTCAATCTGCCGTCTAAGAAAGACCCCACGTCAAGGCTCAAGGGATGGAAAGAACTGGGACAGGAGACAGGGAAGATTTATAACGACCTTTCTTTGAGAGGAGATGTCTTCGTATTCTCTGATAGCTACCAGGTCACAAGCGAACTTGCTTTTTACACGCCGGGCAGGCCAAGAACATACTGCGTAAACCTCGGAAGAAGGATGAATCAGTATGACATCTGGGGCGGATTTGATAAGCTTACAGGTAAAAATGCAATATTTGTAAAAATAGGCGCATACGACTTACCTGCCGGACTCAAAGGGACTTTTAATTCATTTGAAAGACAGGAGTTCATCGCAAAGCGAAATGATAAGGTGCTAAGGGAATACAGTATTTTTAAGTGCTATGGGTTTAAAGGCTTACCCCCCAGCGGTACAGAAAGTTATTAGTTATAAGTTATTACTGCTGCATAAGAACGCATTTTCTGCAATTCTCCGAGCTGCATAATCCTGATATTCCGTGATGGCATAATGCGAAATCATACTTAAGCGGGTCCTCGGGGTCAAATATTTTAAGCGACTCCGTTATCTCAACCGCCGTCTTCCAGTCAGGCGCTGCGCGCTGTGTAAATCCAAGGCACTTTGAAATTTTTGCAATGTGGGTATCAAGAGGGATGATGAGCCTGTTCTTTTGAATCCCCCTCCATATTCCGAAATCTATGTCCCTGTCTCTGACCATCCACCTTAAAAAAAGATTTGCCCTTTTGCATGCACTGCCTTTTAAGGGCGACGGGAAAAATTGAAGAAGTCCTGAAGGGTGGATATTCCTGCCATAGACCCCTGAGGTATCAATGCTGAGGATATCCCCGATAAAACCCGCAAGCCCCTTCCCCGTATCTGTATCATTTTTTTTATAAAACCGCATGAAGGCCTTTTCAATTGAGCCATATTTTTTAAACTGCATGCTCATGATATAGAGCAGGCATATAATATCATCTCTCTCGTTAAACCTGTATTTTATGTCTGAAAACAGACGCCCCTCTTTTTTTACTTTAAAGTTAAGCAGGAAATCAGAGGGGTTTTTGCCCATAGCGCCGAGAATCTTTTTTATCACGGGCTTGAACAAATCAACCTTCCCGTATGCAAAAGCAGAGGCTATAAAGCCTGACGCCTCAACATCACGGCTGTTTTTATATTGGTAAGGGAATTCTACGGGGTCTTGCAAAAGTCTCTTTTTAAAATCATATTCCCTGTAGAATTTATCAAGGATATGTTTTAAATTTTTTGTGTCATAGGTCATATAAGTCATATTACCACATGCTCAGTGCAAATTCCTTTGACTGATTCTGCAAAGAGCATTATAATTAAACCATGTCTGACATTTTACAGGTTTTGCCCATAACCTTTATCCCTATTTTTGTCGCAATAGATATCTTTGCCGTCCTTCCGATATTCATCTCAGTTACCGGAGAACTCGGAGACACTGAGAAAAAAACAATCACCAGGCATTCAATAGTTACAGCGCTTATAGTAAGCATCGCCTTTGTTGCGGTCGGAGAGGTCGTCTTCAGGATTTTAGGAATCACCGTTGATGACTTCAAGATAGCAGGCGGACTTGTCCTTCTGGTCATAG is a window of Nitrospirota bacterium DNA encoding:
- a CDS encoding glycosyltransferase family 39 protein, with protein sequence MPFITAMPFLFFAPFILFFIISRRVKIKDTLFVLLICAVSAGLSDGTSSILKTLFERLRPCHAIDGVNLLVGCSESFSFPSNHASNAFALAGALTYFFKKEEIKNVKFLNLSLFFISALIAFSRVYVGVHYPSDVIFGALIGTLASLAVLTGYKWAKKNIETDRLKTLFILTTVALTILRFFYINTGLLDLSPDEAHYWDWSRRLDLSYYSKGPMMAYLMALTTGLMGSSVFAVRFFAPVFLALTSVIVYKLTKEMSGNELPAVTAGLLIHTTPLFAAYGVLMTIDSPFVFFWALALYLFWKAIQQGTGVRDSGLVNNLQKYPQTPNPKYWLLLGITIGLGLLTKYTMAFFYACAFLFIVFSKEQRHWLKEKEPYIALAISLTVFSPVIIWNAGQNWVTLKHTAGQAHISEEIKISFKSFFEFLGSQAGVLTPLLFAAVIYGALKAYKSRSLFTVHRSLFLFCFWAPILGFFILKSIQAKVEANWATPAYLTAFIAFSLFFLNRDTIKKGTKIFLILAVTMAFSVTLISHYTDILNLPSKKDPTSRLKGWKELGQETGKIYNDLSLRGDVFVFSDSYQVTSELAFYTPGRPRTYCVNLGRRMNQYDIWGGFDKLTGKNAIFVKIGAYDLPAGLKGTFNSFERQEFIAKRNDKVLREYSIFKCYGFKGLPPSGTESY
- a CDS encoding TIGR02757 family protein, whose protein sequence is MTYDTKNLKHILDKFYREYDFKKRLLQDPVEFPYQYKNSRDVEASGFIASAFAYGKVDLFKPVIKKILGAMGKNPSDFLLNFKVKKEGRLFSDIKYRFNERDDIICLLYIMSMQFKKYGSIEKAFMRFYKKNDTDTGKGLAGFIGDILSIDTSGVYGRNIHPSGLLQFFPSPLKGSACKRANLFLRWMVRDRDIDFGIWRGIQKNRLIIPLDTHIAKISKCLGFTQRAAPDWKTAVEITESLKIFDPEDPLKYDFALCHHGISGLCSSENCRKCVLMQQ